The following coding sequences are from one Triticum aestivum cultivar Chinese Spring chromosome 5A, IWGSC CS RefSeq v2.1, whole genome shotgun sequence window:
- the LOC123103237 gene encoding phosphoinositide phospholipase C 6 isoform X1, with protein MGSYAYRYCMCFTRKFRSPDAHPPPDVRAAHAAAGAAHGDDGLRRFLADVQREDPADADRVLAALSAGGGAAGGIARFVGRSPAAALPTLDDFFGFLFSPDLNPPISNKVHQDMSAPISHYYVFTGHNSYLTGNQLNSDSSDVPIIAALQNGVRVIELDMWPNSAKNCVDILHGGTLTAPVEIMRCLKSIKEYAFCASTYPLVITLEDHLTADLQAKVAGMITETFGDLLYIPSSDTLNEFPSPEALMRRIIISTKPPQEYREFLKAQGDQKNSGNADKLAEEGNLRRIDSNADDSDGKDEPDDEDDEESEEEDPKFQPDTACEYRKLITIHAGKPKGRMRDALKVDPDKVRRLSLSETQLAKATASHGADIIRFTQRNILRIYPKGTRINSSNYDPMKAWTHGAQMVAFNMQGHDKSLRLMQGFFRANGGCGYVKKPDFLLKTGPNGEVFDPKASLPVKKTLKVKVYMGDGWRMDFSKTHFDAFSPPDFYARVGIAGVRADCVMKKTRTIEDQWVPVWDEEFTFPLTVPELALLRVEVQEYDMSEKHDFGGQTCLPVMELKQGIRAVPLHDRKGNRYKSVRLLMRFELV; from the exons ATGGGCAGCTACGCCTACCGCTACTGCATGTGCTTCACCCGCAAGTTCCGATCCCCGGACGCGCACCCCCCGCCCGACGTCCGCGCGGCGCACGCCGCCGCCGGGGCCGCGCACGGCGACGACGGCCTCCGGCGCTTCCTCGCCGACGTGCAGCGCGAGGACCCCGCCGACGCCGACCGCGTCCTCGCCGCGCTctccgccggcggcggcgccgccggcggGATCGCCCGCTTCGTCGGCCGCTCCCCCGCCGCCGCGCTGCCCACGCTCGACGACTTCTTCGGCTTCCTCTTCTCACCGGACCTCAACCCGCCCATCTCCAACAAG GTTCACCAGGACATGTCGGCCCCGATTTCTCATTACTATGTATTCACCGGTCACAATTCTTACCTCACCGGAAACCAGCTCAACAGTGACTCCAGTGACGTTCCAATCATAGCAGCATTGCAAAATGGCGTGCGAGTGATTGAACTCGACATGTGGCCAAACTCCGCAAAGAACTGTGTTGACATTCTGCATGGAGG GACATTGACTGCACCAGTAGAAATCATGAGATGTTTAAAGTCCATTAAAGAATACGCTTTCTGCGCTTCGACATATCCTCTTGTAATTACTCTTGAAGATCACCTCACAGCAGATCTCCAAGCCAAAGTAGCCGGG ATGATCACGGAAACATTTGGAGACCTCCTTTACATCCCTAGTTCAGACACACTAAATGAGTTCCCTTCTCCAGAAGCTCTAATGAGAAGGATAATCATCTCAACTAAACCACCACAAGAATACAGGGAGTTTCTTAAAGCTCAGGGTGATCAGAAAAACAGTGGCAATGCAGATAAATTAGCAGAGGAAGGAAACTTGAGAAGAATAGATTCAAATGCTGATGATTCTGATGGCAAG GATGAACCAGATGACGAAGATGACGAAGAATCTGAGGAAGAGGATCCTAAATTTCAGCCGGATACTGCCTGTGAGTATAGGAAACTAATAACAATCCATGCTGGCAAACCAAAAGGCCGTATGAGGGATGCGCTTAAGGTCGACCCTGACAAAGTCAGACGTCTTTCTTTGAGCGAGACACAGTTAGCTAAAGCAACAGCTTCTCATGGTGCTGATATCATAAG GTTTACTCAGAGGAATATATTAAGGATTTATCCGAAGGGTACAAGGATTAATTCTTCTAACTATGATCCAATGAAGGCCTGGACTCATGGTGCGCAGATGGTTGCATTTAACATGCAG GGGCATGACAAATCGCTAAGATTAATGCAAGGATTTTTCAGAGCCAACGGTGGCTGCGGATACGTGAAAAAGCCTGACTTCTTGCTAAAGACAGGCCCAAATGGTGAAGTGTTTGATCCCAAAGCGAGCCTGCCGGTGAAGAAAACTCTCAAG GTCAAAGTATATATGGGGGACGGGTGGCGCATGGACTTCAGTAAGACTCATTTCGACGCCTTCTCCCCACCCGATTTCTACGCCAGG GTGGGGATCGCGGGGGTGCGGGCGGACTGCGTGATGAAGAAGACCCGGACGATCGAGGACCAGTGGGTGCCGGTGTGGGACGAAGAGTTCACGTTCCCGCTGACGGTGCCGGAGCTGGCCCTGCTGCGGGTGGAGGTCCAGGAGTACGACATGTCGGAGAAACACGACTTCGGCGGGCAGACGTGCCTGCCGGTGATGGAGCTGAAGCAGGGCATCCGCGCCGTGCCCCTCCATGACCGCAAGGGCAACAGGTACAAGTCCGTCAGGCTCCTCATGCGCTTCGAGCTCGTCTAG
- the LOC123103237 gene encoding phosphoinositide phospholipase C 6 isoform X2 has translation MSAPISHYYVFTGHNSYLTGNQLNSDSSDVPIIAALQNGVRVIELDMWPNSAKNCVDILHGGTLTAPVEIMRCLKSIKEYAFCASTYPLVITLEDHLTADLQAKVAGMITETFGDLLYIPSSDTLNEFPSPEALMRRIIISTKPPQEYREFLKAQGDQKNSGNADKLAEEGNLRRIDSNADDSDGKDEPDDEDDEESEEEDPKFQPDTACEYRKLITIHAGKPKGRMRDALKVDPDKVRRLSLSETQLAKATASHGADIIRFTQRNILRIYPKGTRINSSNYDPMKAWTHGAQMVAFNMQGHDKSLRLMQGFFRANGGCGYVKKPDFLLKTGPNGEVFDPKASLPVKKTLKVKVYMGDGWRMDFSKTHFDAFSPPDFYARVGIAGVRADCVMKKTRTIEDQWVPVWDEEFTFPLTVPELALLRVEVQEYDMSEKHDFGGQTCLPVMELKQGIRAVPLHDRKGNRYKSVRLLMRFELV, from the exons ATGTCGGCCCCGATTTCTCATTACTATGTATTCACCGGTCACAATTCTTACCTCACCGGAAACCAGCTCAACAGTGACTCCAGTGACGTTCCAATCATAGCAGCATTGCAAAATGGCGTGCGAGTGATTGAACTCGACATGTGGCCAAACTCCGCAAAGAACTGTGTTGACATTCTGCATGGAGG GACATTGACTGCACCAGTAGAAATCATGAGATGTTTAAAGTCCATTAAAGAATACGCTTTCTGCGCTTCGACATATCCTCTTGTAATTACTCTTGAAGATCACCTCACAGCAGATCTCCAAGCCAAAGTAGCCGGG ATGATCACGGAAACATTTGGAGACCTCCTTTACATCCCTAGTTCAGACACACTAAATGAGTTCCCTTCTCCAGAAGCTCTAATGAGAAGGATAATCATCTCAACTAAACCACCACAAGAATACAGGGAGTTTCTTAAAGCTCAGGGTGATCAGAAAAACAGTGGCAATGCAGATAAATTAGCAGAGGAAGGAAACTTGAGAAGAATAGATTCAAATGCTGATGATTCTGATGGCAAG GATGAACCAGATGACGAAGATGACGAAGAATCTGAGGAAGAGGATCCTAAATTTCAGCCGGATACTGCCTGTGAGTATAGGAAACTAATAACAATCCATGCTGGCAAACCAAAAGGCCGTATGAGGGATGCGCTTAAGGTCGACCCTGACAAAGTCAGACGTCTTTCTTTGAGCGAGACACAGTTAGCTAAAGCAACAGCTTCTCATGGTGCTGATATCATAAG GTTTACTCAGAGGAATATATTAAGGATTTATCCGAAGGGTACAAGGATTAATTCTTCTAACTATGATCCAATGAAGGCCTGGACTCATGGTGCGCAGATGGTTGCATTTAACATGCAG GGGCATGACAAATCGCTAAGATTAATGCAAGGATTTTTCAGAGCCAACGGTGGCTGCGGATACGTGAAAAAGCCTGACTTCTTGCTAAAGACAGGCCCAAATGGTGAAGTGTTTGATCCCAAAGCGAGCCTGCCGGTGAAGAAAACTCTCAAG GTCAAAGTATATATGGGGGACGGGTGGCGCATGGACTTCAGTAAGACTCATTTCGACGCCTTCTCCCCACCCGATTTCTACGCCAGG GTGGGGATCGCGGGGGTGCGGGCGGACTGCGTGATGAAGAAGACCCGGACGATCGAGGACCAGTGGGTGCCGGTGTGGGACGAAGAGTTCACGTTCCCGCTGACGGTGCCGGAGCTGGCCCTGCTGCGGGTGGAGGTCCAGGAGTACGACATGTCGGAGAAACACGACTTCGGCGGGCAGACGTGCCTGCCGGTGATGGAGCTGAAGCAGGGCATCCGCGCCGTGCCCCTCCATGACCGCAAGGGCAACAGGTACAAGTCCGTCAGGCTCCTCATGCGCTTCGAGCTCGTCTAG
- the LOC123103235 gene encoding calcium-dependent mitochondrial ATP-magnesium/phosphate carrier protein 1: MASDQHPLDSFLAAARGALAHLHLPGSDSKQQHQQEEQRQPDCLLHLHVVLANFLHKPLRSFSRCFGNDHSKPRRGRSKQAPPPLLGAGKRQPQPQQQLELLLCIAFDALAHNLQALEGACRQKGEELGSAALQIDQFQVVRKVIVGKKADFDGFLSNLGFARLGAPAASYADDSQASAPSAAGQEVRTSVIGEREGVDSGGDAAQPPQKFAGRLLNIPLSNVERLRSTLSTVSLTELIELVPQLVGRLSTSVDSHPDKKKLFSVQDFFRYAEIEGKRFFEELDRDGDGQVTLEDLEVAMRKRRLPRRYARDLLRRTRNNRFSKSIGWKQFLSLMEQKEATILRAYTTLCLSKSGTLHKNQIVESLKGAGLPANEDNAAAMLRYLNADSEGSISYSHFRSFMLLLPSERLEDDPRNIWFEAATLVAVPPPVEISAGNVLKSALAGGLASALSTSMLHPIDTMKTRVQASTLSFPELIAKLPQIGIQGLYRGSIPAILGQFSSHGLRTGIFEASKLILVRVAPTLPEIQVQSLASFCSTILGTAVRIPCEVLKQRLQAGIFDNVGEAIVGTMQKDGLKGFFRGTGATLCREVPFYVAGMCLYGEAKKAAQHVLSRELEPWETIAVGALSGGLAAVVTTPFDVMKTRMMTAPPGTPVSMQLIVFSILRNEGPLGLFKGAIPRFFWIAPLGAMNFAGYELAKKAMIEAEKETADSLQEKKNMVGSRG; encoded by the exons ATGGCGTCCGACCAGCACCCCCTCGactccttcctcgccgccgcccgcggcgcCCTCGCCCATCTCCACCTCCCCGGATCCGATTCCAAGCAGCAGCATCAGCAGGAGGAGCAGCGCCAGCCTGACTGCCTCCTCCACCTCCACGTCGTCCTCGCCAACTTCCTCCACAAGCCCCTCCGGTCATTCTCGAGATGCTTCGGCAACGACCACAGCAAGCCCAGGAGAGGCCGGAGCAAACAGGCCCCGCCGCCGCTCCTCGGCGCCGGGAAaaggcagccgcagccgcagcagcagcTGGAGCTCCTGCTCTGCATTGCGTTCGACGCCCTGGCGCACAACCTGCAGGCGCTGGAGGGCGCGTGCAGGCAGAAGGGCGAGGAGTTGGGCAGCGCCGCCCTGCAAATCGACCAGTTTCAGGTCGTCAGGAAGGTCATCGTTGGTAAGAAGGCTGATTTCGACGGCTTCCTCTCCAACCTGGGGTTCGCCAGGCTGGGGGCGCCGGCGGCGAGCTATGCCGATGACTCCCAGGCCTCGGCGCCATCGGCTGCTGGCCAGGAGGTCCGTACAAGCGTAATTGGGGAGAGGGAAGGGGTTGACAGTGGTGGTGATGCTGCACAGCCGCCACAGAAGTTTGCCGGCCGGTTGCTCAACATCCCATTGTCGAATGTGGAGCGGCTCCGGTCAACTCTGTCCACGGTTTCACTGACGGAGCTGATTGAGTTGGTTCCACAGCTGGTTGGCAGATTGTCGACTTCAGTCGATAGCCATCCAGACAAGAAGAAGCTTTTCTCCGTGCAAGACTTCTTCCGGTATGCAGAAATCGAAG GGAAGCGATTCTTTGAGGAATTGGATAGGGATGGTGATGGCCAAGTCACCCTAGAAGATCTTGAAGTTGCAATGAGAAAGAGGCGATTGCCGCGGAGGTACGCTCGGGATTTGTTACGGCGTACCAGAAATAACAGGTTTTCAAAGTCGATTGGGTGGAAACAATTTCTATCCTTGATGGAGCAGAAGGAGGCAACAATACTCCGGGCATACACCACACTGTGTTTGAGCAAGTCTGGGACGCTTCACAAGAATCAAATCGTTGAATCTTTAAAAGGGGCAGGCCTCCCGGCCAATGAAGATAATGCTGCTGCCATGCTGCGCTATCTAAATGCAGATTCAGAAGGATCAATCTCATACAGCCATTTTCGCAGTTTCATGCTTCTACTTCCTTCAGAGCGCCTTGAAGATGATCCTCG GAACATTTGGTTTGAAGCAGCTACATTGGTTGCTGTTCCCCCACCTGTAGAAATATCTGCCGGAAATGTTTTGAAGTCGGCTTTAGCTGGAGGTCTTGCTAGTGCCCTTTCTACCTCTATGTTGCACCCTATTGATACAATGAAG ACACGTGTCCAAGCATCTACGCTCTCATTTCCAGAGCTAATTGCAAAGCTTCCACAAATTGGGATTCAAGGACTGTATCGAGGTTCTATCCCTGCAATTCTCGGACAGTTTTCAAG CCATGGTTTGAGGACAGGAATTTTTGAAGCAAGTAAGCTCATATTAGTAAGAGTGGCTCCAACACTTCCGGAGATTCAG GTGCAATCGTTGGCTTCCTTCTGCAGCACAATCCTGGGAACCGCAGTCCGTATTCCTTGTGAGGTTCTTAAGCAACGGTTGCAGGCTGGAATCTTCGACAATGTAGGGGAGGCCATTGTTGGTACCATGCAAAAAGATGGCCTAAAGGGTTTCTTCCGTGGCACTGGGGCCACTCTTTGTCGTGAGGTTCCTTTCTATGTTGCCGGAATGTGTCTTTACGGTGAAGCTAAAAAG GCGGCACAGCATGTCTTGAGCAGAGAGTTGGAACCATGGGAAACTATAGCAGTTGGAGCATTGTCTGGAGGGCTTGCAGCAGTTGTCACCACTCCCTTCGACGTGATGAAGACCCGGATGATGACCGCCCCACCAGGCACGCCAGTCTCCATGCAGTTGATAGTCTTCTCCATCCTCCGAAACGAGGGACCCCTCGGGCTCTTCAAGGGTGCGATCCCACGCTTCTTCTGGATCGCTCCTCTCGGAGCAATGAACTTTGCAGGCTACGAGCTCGCCAAGAAGGCCATGATCGAAGCTGAGAAGGAGACCGCCGACTCTTTACAAGAGAAGAAGAACATGGTGGGTTCGAGAGGATGA
- the LOC123103236 gene encoding uncharacterized protein, translated as MAARDDLAALREQTALASSSAVSVSDLDLAYQLQLAEAIQASLRLDALSSNPSSSKGKAPFAAAAASSSSSRSQPAPAPPEPSDASYALAVHAADLARAEEDHRYAEACRAYHARAAASACVAAHDAIFARELAAVPEDQWAHDGDNIERPLDSTKPLFRVMFKGMASKEVVGSRDWDPRIAVLAVALCDSQGKVVLRIQKPVEGFVGGRMMLEAMALTEGLQAALALGIQSIRIVNDYKALHNHVRGIWRPKQAKLAEMIDQVLSVAKKFKQCEISLVERGKLDYVMKLATDSILSQIAKAVAVNASKEKRETCAICLEDTDVSKIHVVEGCAHRFCFCCMKEHVKVKLLHGTLPACPQDGCTTKLTVEGSKIFLSPRLLDIMVQRIREGQIPATQKIYCPYPKCSALMSLSEIKHPLQESSSKYTIADAATLRKCVKCRGSFCISCKVPWHDRMSCYDYKSRYPQARPDDAKLQNLARQQLWRQCVKCKHMIELSEGCYHMTCVCGYEFCYTCGKEWKDKKATCSCPLWDEDNIIRDGMEEDDGMEEDDDDEDDDYDYDDDEDDYYAREGQHYDRQNAGHHHGGGGAQNFYDYNNNPRHLPRHGGGGARNLYDYNNNPGHLPRPGGGGARNFYNYN; from the exons ATGGCCGCCCGCGACGACCTGGCCGCGCTCCGCGAGCAGACCGccctcgcctcctcctccgccgtctcCGTCTCCGACCTCGACCTCGCGTACCAGCTCCAGCTCGCCGAGGCCATCCAGGCATctctccgcctcgacgccctctcCAGCAATCCCTCCTCTTCCAAAGGCAAAgcccccttcgccgccgccgccgcctcctcctcctcgtcccggtcccagcccgcccccgcgccgccggagccctcGGACGCCTCATACGCCCTGGCGGTCCACGCCGCCGACCTCGCGCGCGCCGAGGAGGACCACCGCTACGCCGAGGCCTGCCGCGCCTACCACGCCAGGGCCGCCGCATCCGCCTGCGTCGCCGCCCACGACGCCATTTTCGCGCGcgagctcgccgccgtgccggagGACCAGTGGGCCCACGACGGGGACAACATCGAGCGGCCCCTGGACTCGACCAAGCCCCTCTTCCGCGTCATGTTCAAGGGCATGGCGAGCAAGGAGGTGGTGGGATCGCGGGACTGGGACCCCCGCATCGCGGTGCTCGCCGTGGCGCTGTGCGACTCCCAGGGAAAGGTGGTGCTCAGGATACAGAAGCCGGTGGAAGGGTTTGTGGGCGGTCGCATGATGCTCGAGGCAATGGCGCTCACCGAAGGCCTCCAGGCGGCGCTCGCGTTAGGGATCCAGAGCATCAGGATTGTCAACGATTACAAGGCACTCCATAACCAT GTGCGTGGAATTTGGCGCCCGAAACAGGCGAAGCTTGCAGAAATGATAGATCAGGTTCTGTCAGTAGCAAAGAAATTCAAACAATGTGAAATTTCACTTGTGGAACGAGGCAAACTTGATTACGTGATGAAATTAGCAACAGATTCGATACTCTCTCAGATTGCCAAAGCTGTTGCTGTGAATGCTAGCAAGGAGAAAAGAGAGACCTGCGCCATCTGCCTGGAAGACACCGATGTTTCTAAAATTCATGTGGTCGAAGGCTGTGCACATCGCTTTTGTTTCTGCTGCATGAAGGAGCATGTGAAAGTTAAGCTACTCCATGGAACTCTCCCAGCTTGCCCACAAGATGGTTGCACTACAAAGCTAACCGTGGAGGGCTCAAAGATATTCCTATCGCCTCGACTGTTAGATATCATGGTGCAACGCATCAGGGAAGGACAGATCCCTGCTACTCAAAAGATTTACTGCCCGTACCCCAAGTGTTCAGCCTTGATGTCCTTGAGTGAAATCAAACACCCATTGCAAGAATCTTCCTCAAAATACACCATTGCTGATGCTGCCACATTGAGAAAGTGTGTCAAATGCAGAGGCTCATTCTGCATCAGCTGTAAGGTCCCATGGCATGACAGGATGTCTTGTTACGACTACAAGAGTAGGTACCCCCAAGCTCGTCCAGATGATGCGAAGTTACAGAACCTTGCACGGCAGCAGCTGTGGCGCCAATGTGTCAAATGCAAGCACATGATTGAACTCTCAGAGGGCTGCTACCATATGACCTGTGT GTGCGGCTATGAATTCTGCTACACCTGTGGGAAAGAATGGAAAGACAAGAAAGCGACCTGCTCGTGCCCGCTGTGGGATGAAGATAATATTATCCGTGATGGCATGGAAGAGGACGATGGCATGGAAgaggacgatgacgatgaggatgaTGACTATGACTACGATGACGATGAGGATGATTACTATGCTAGAGAAGGCCAACACTATGACCGGCAGAACGCTGGTCACCACCATGGTGGTGGAGGAGCCCAGAATTTTTATGACTACAACAACAATCCCAGGCATCTTCCTCGTcatggcggtggaggggctcgAAATTTGTATGACTACAACAACAATCCTGGGCATCTTCCTCGTCCTGGCGGTGGAGGGGCTCGAAATTTCTACAACTACAACTAG